The Terracoccus luteus genome includes a region encoding these proteins:
- the dnaN gene encoding DNA polymerase III subunit beta, which yields MKFRVERDVLAEAVTWVARGLPARPPVPVLAGVLIEASDDGSLTLSAFDYEVSARITVAADVAESGTVLVLGRLLADISRNLPNKPIDIATDGTKVNVTCGSSRFSLREMPVSDYPTLPASPEASGTIAGDVFTQAVAQVSVAADRGDTLPILTGVRMEIEGEKVTLLATDRYRLAMRELTWSPSATDASHVALVPARQLSDTAKSLGASGSVELALGQNGDGLIGFEAGRRRTTTRLLDGEYPKVTSIFPTSVDTEAVIETAALEEAVKRVALVAERNTPVLLKFTDGQVAIEAGTGDDAQASEALEATLTGPDIQIAFNPQFLLDGLHAVGTPWSRLSFTQPSRPAVLTGQAEADSEADASYRYVLMPVRFAS from the coding sequence GTGAAGTTCCGCGTCGAGCGTGACGTCCTGGCCGAGGCCGTGACCTGGGTCGCCCGCGGGCTGCCCGCCCGCCCGCCGGTGCCCGTCCTCGCCGGCGTGCTCATCGAGGCCTCCGACGACGGGTCGCTCACCCTCTCGGCCTTTGACTACGAGGTGTCCGCCCGCATCACCGTCGCCGCCGACGTCGCCGAGAGCGGCACGGTGCTCGTCCTCGGGCGCCTGCTCGCCGACATCTCGCGCAACCTGCCGAACAAGCCCATCGACATCGCCACCGACGGCACGAAGGTCAACGTCACGTGCGGCAGCTCGCGCTTCAGCCTGCGCGAGATGCCGGTGTCCGACTACCCCACCCTGCCCGCCTCGCCCGAGGCGAGCGGCACCATCGCCGGTGACGTCTTCACCCAGGCGGTGGCCCAGGTCTCCGTCGCCGCCGACCGCGGCGACACCCTGCCGATCCTCACCGGTGTGCGCATGGAGATCGAGGGCGAGAAGGTCACCCTGCTCGCCACCGACCGCTACCGGCTCGCGATGCGCGAGCTGACGTGGAGCCCGTCGGCCACCGACGCCAGCCACGTCGCGCTCGTCCCGGCCCGCCAGCTCTCCGACACGGCCAAGTCGCTGGGCGCCTCCGGCTCGGTCGAGCTCGCCCTCGGCCAGAACGGCGACGGGCTCATCGGCTTCGAGGCCGGGCGTCGTCGCACGACCACCCGCCTGCTCGACGGCGAGTACCCCAAGGTCACCTCGATCTTCCCGACCTCCGTCGACACCGAGGCCGTCATCGAGACCGCCGCCCTCGAGGAGGCGGTCAAGCGCGTCGCCCTCGTCGCCGAGCGCAACACGCCCGTCCTGCTCAAGTTCACCGACGGCCAGGTCGCGATCGAGGCCGGCACCGGCGACGACGCCCAGGCCTCCGAGGCGCTGGAGGCGACGTTGACCGGCCCCGACATCCAGATCGCGTTCAACCCCCAGTTCCTCCTCGACGGCCTCCACGCCGTCGGCACCCCGTGGAGCCGGCTCTCGTTCACCCAGCCGAGCCGCCCCGCCGTGCTCACCGGCCAGGCGGAGGCCGACTCCGAGGCCGACGCCTCCTACCGCTACGTCCTCATGCCCGTCCGCTTCGCCAGCTGA
- the gnd gene encoding phosphogluconate dehydrogenase (NAD(+)-dependent, decarboxylating) translates to MQLGLIGLGKMGGNMRERLRRAGHEVVGYDRNPDVADVRTLPALVKALEAPRVVWVMVPAGDPTRETVAKLGELLEPGDLVIDGGNSRFTDDVENAKMLAAKKIGYVDCGVSGGIWGLENGYGLMCGGDKKWVNRAMPIFDALRPDGPRDEGFVHAGKVGAGHYTKMVHNGIEYGLMAAYAEGFELLEKKDIVTDVPGAFKAWSRGTVVRSWLLDLMVDALEENPHLDDVSDYTNDSGEGRWTVEEAIALSVPMPVISASLFARFASRQQSSPTMQAVAALRGQFGGHQVMSVAEGERLRQGEVPATAKKSAAKESPTKQAAKRGSAKRASSKAAATASKANVATARKKASTRGATSTQPTDTVDSAQGQKRAAKQA, encoded by the coding sequence ATGCAGCTCGGTCTGATCGGTCTCGGCAAGATGGGCGGCAACATGCGCGAGCGGCTGCGCCGCGCGGGCCACGAGGTCGTCGGGTACGACCGCAACCCCGACGTCGCCGACGTGCGCACCCTGCCCGCCCTCGTCAAGGCGCTCGAGGCGCCCCGCGTCGTCTGGGTGATGGTGCCCGCCGGCGACCCGACGCGCGAGACGGTCGCCAAGCTCGGCGAGCTGCTCGAGCCCGGTGACCTCGTCATCGACGGCGGCAACTCCCGCTTCACCGACGACGTCGAGAACGCGAAGATGCTGGCCGCCAAGAAGATCGGCTACGTCGACTGCGGCGTCAGCGGCGGCATCTGGGGCCTCGAGAACGGCTACGGCCTCATGTGCGGCGGCGACAAGAAGTGGGTCAACCGAGCCATGCCCATCTTCGACGCGCTACGCCCCGACGGCCCGCGCGACGAGGGCTTCGTCCACGCCGGAAAGGTCGGCGCCGGGCACTACACGAAGATGGTGCACAACGGCATCGAGTACGGCCTCATGGCCGCGTACGCCGAGGGCTTCGAGCTGCTCGAGAAGAAGGACATCGTCACCGACGTCCCCGGCGCGTTCAAGGCGTGGAGCCGCGGCACCGTCGTCCGCTCCTGGCTGCTCGACCTCATGGTCGACGCGCTCGAGGAGAACCCGCACCTCGACGACGTCTCCGACTACACCAACGACTCCGGCGAGGGCCGCTGGACCGTCGAGGAGGCCATCGCCCTCTCGGTGCCGATGCCGGTCATCAGCGCCTCGCTCTTCGCCCGCTTCGCCTCGCGGCAGCAGAGCTCGCCGACGATGCAGGCCGTCGCCGCGCTGCGTGGCCAGTTCGGCGGCCACCAGGTCATGTCGGTCGCCGAGGGCGAGAGGCTGCGTCAGGGCGAGGTGCCCGCGACCGCGAAGAAGTCGGCCGCCAAGGAGTCGCCGACGAAGCAGGCGGCCAAGCGTGGCTCGGCCAAGCGCGCGAGCAGCAAGGCCGCGGCGACCGCCTCGAAGGCGAACGTCGCGACCGCGCGCAAGAAGGCGTCGACCCGCGGCGCGACGTCGACGCAGCCCACCGACACCGTCGACTCCGCCCAAGGGCAGAAGCGCGCGGCGAAGCAGGCCTGA
- the recF gene encoding DNA replication/repair protein RecF (All proteins in this family for which functions are known are DNA-binding proteins that assist the filamentation of RecA onto DNA for the initiation of recombination or recombinational repair.) translates to MHVRHLTLKDFRSYPEAELALTPGVTTLVGLNGQGKTNLVEAVGYLATLGSHRVATDQPLVRFGAAQAIVRGAVVRDGHETMVELEITPGRANRARLGRSPVSRPRDVLGTVRTVLFAPEDLALVKGDPSERRRFLDELLVQRQPRWAGVRGDYDKIVKQRNALLKSAAPVLRRGGRRGPARPPRPDEPPVDEARASALHTLDVWDDHLATVGAQLVYARLRLLRDLVPDLSECYDQVSAAASNARATYRSSLHEQLAARIADGEVPEIDELRAGMIESLAQVRGSEIERGISLVGPHRDDLVLSLGELPAKGYASHGESWSFALGLKLAAYRLLRRDLGDDPVLVLDDVFAELDSGRRERLAALVSGCEQVLITAAVGADVPDVLREQGSTFEVVLGQVQSAGGLDDEVVEGVDVDADADADGAEPVDGDTGA, encoded by the coding sequence GTGCACGTCCGTCACCTCACGCTCAAGGACTTCCGCAGCTACCCCGAGGCCGAGCTCGCGCTCACCCCGGGGGTGACGACGCTCGTCGGCCTCAACGGCCAGGGCAAGACGAACCTCGTCGAGGCCGTCGGCTACCTCGCCACGCTCGGCTCGCACCGCGTCGCCACCGACCAGCCGCTCGTCCGCTTCGGGGCGGCGCAGGCGATCGTGCGCGGCGCGGTCGTGCGCGACGGCCACGAGACGATGGTCGAGCTCGAGATCACGCCCGGCCGGGCCAACCGGGCCCGGCTCGGTCGCTCCCCGGTGTCGCGGCCGCGTGACGTCCTCGGCACGGTGCGCACCGTGCTCTTCGCCCCCGAGGACCTCGCCCTCGTCAAGGGCGACCCGTCCGAGCGGCGGCGCTTCCTCGACGAGCTGCTCGTGCAGCGCCAGCCCCGCTGGGCCGGGGTGCGCGGCGACTACGACAAGATCGTCAAGCAGCGCAACGCCCTGCTCAAGTCGGCCGCGCCGGTGCTGCGCCGCGGTGGGCGCCGCGGCCCGGCCCGCCCGCCCCGCCCCGACGAGCCACCCGTCGACGAGGCCCGCGCCTCCGCCCTGCACACCCTCGACGTGTGGGACGACCACCTCGCCACCGTCGGCGCCCAGCTCGTCTACGCCCGGCTGCGGCTGCTGCGCGACCTCGTCCCCGACCTGTCCGAGTGCTACGACCAGGTCAGCGCCGCCGCGTCGAACGCCCGCGCCACCTACCGCAGCTCGCTGCACGAGCAGCTGGCCGCGCGCATCGCCGACGGCGAGGTGCCCGAGATCGACGAGCTGCGCGCGGGCATGATCGAGAGCCTCGCGCAGGTGCGGGGGTCCGAGATCGAGCGGGGCATCTCGCTCGTCGGCCCCCACCGCGACGACCTCGTGCTCTCGCTCGGCGAGCTGCCGGCCAAGGGCTACGCCAGCCACGGCGAGTCGTGGAGCTTCGCGCTCGGCCTCAAGCTCGCGGCCTACCGGCTGCTGCGCCGCGACCTCGGCGACGACCCCGTACTCGTGCTCGACGACGTCTTCGCCGAGCTCGACTCCGGTCGCCGCGAGCGCCTCGCCGCGCTCGTGTCGGGGTGCGAGCAGGTGCTCATCACGGCCGCCGTCGGGGCCGACGTGCCCGACGTGCTGCGCGAGCAGGGCTCGACCTTCGAGGTCGTGCTCGGTCAGGTGCAGTCGGCGGGCGGGCTGGACGACGAGGTCGTTGAGGGTGTCGACGTCGACGCCGACGCCGACGCCGACG